A portion of the Clostridium gelidum genome contains these proteins:
- a CDS encoding GntR family transcriptional regulator: MLKIDPRSSTPIYEQIEFGVKELILKGALKCGEKLPSVRELSSILTINPNTISKAYGELERDGIIETLRGKGTFITDNYKGKVDEKKMEYISDELKKLILEANYSGINKEDFMKLALRIFSELGVNDNDRSK; encoded by the coding sequence ATGCTTAAGATTGATCCTAGGAGCAGTACTCCTATTTATGAACAAATAGAATTTGGTGTCAAAGAGCTTATACTAAAAGGGGCTCTTAAATGTGGGGAAAAATTACCTTCTGTTAGAGAGTTGTCATCGATACTTACAATAAATCCCAATACAATAAGTAAGGCTTATGGAGAATTGGAAAGGGACGGTATAATTGAAACTCTAAGGGGAAAGGGAACATTTATAACTGATAATTATAAGGGGAAAGTGGATGAGAAAAAAATGGAGTATATTTCAGATGAATTAAAAAAACTTATACTTGAAGCTAATTATAGTGGGATTAATAAGGAAGATTTTATGAAACTAGCGCTTCGGATATTTTCTGAATTAGGGGTGAATGATAATGATAGAAGTAAATAA